The window TACTCCAATGGCCATCTCCCCACAGAGACAGGGATATCAATAGCTGTCCAAATACTGAGTCACATTCCTAGGTGCTAAAGAAACCAGGAGAGAGATGACAGTGCCTAGCTTTAGCATAATAATGAGAAAAGCTGTACTGACAACTGCAGGAAGGAAAGAGTTGTCTGTCTCACCCTTTCCCTTGGTTCCTGTAGTTCAGTGTGGAGGGAAGCCTCTAActtcagaaaggaggaaaggatgaAATTTAGCCCCTAAACTTGAATTCAGATGTCAGTCGGGCCCATAAGGCTAAAATACAGAGTTAAGAGATTGCTGTATGTCCCCAACCCATGtactttaatcatttttaatatattataaGGAGAAAAGAATCAATAATGTAACTAAGttgttgagattttttaaaataaggaagttttagaaataagaaaatcCATATAGCAAACCACAAAATGATGATGTGGAAATGCATTTATTGACTAAGAATTATATTGATATATTCTCATGTGAAAGTAAGACATTAAATACTTATTTAATAATTCACTGTGTATAAAATGGGAGAAGTAGAAGATTCTTTTGTCTTCTAAATATGCCTATGttacttctcattttatttgaaaggcaaagagacagagagaaggacagattttctaaccactggtttactccccaacgtCCATAATAGCTAGGGCTATGCAAAACTGAAGACAGGacctaggaactcaatccaggtcttccacatgatgaCAGAGACCCAGTGTCCTGGAACTCTCACCTGTTGCCACTcaggttgtgcattagcaggaagctagagttggaagtggagcggtgGAGAGTAAAACCAGGCACTCAGGTATGGGATGTAGaagtcccaagcagtgtctttgCCCTTGCACCAAATACCTTCCAAGATTTACCTGATTTGTAAATATAGAAACTATCTAGTGCAAAATGTTGAGAACAAAATAATTGTAAACTGATTAAAAGTATAGTGCTCATGAACTCACTGTTCTGTAAACATGCTTATAGTATACTGCTTCGTGTGTAAAGTAAGTAGAGCAATGAAGTTTTCCTCATATTACTTCACTGtgatctcttctgctttcctttttcacATTAAGAATCCTTGCAATTACATTGGGTGTGTCTGTAAGCTGCTTTTGTTGTGgccaaaataaaaacaggaaatgcTACTTATGTCATGCCACTTCTTTATCCAGAATACTAAACACGACAGCTGTAGGAAGGCCATAACAGCACAACACATGTGATCATTTTTGTTGTTCTGTACTCTACTGGATGTTGGGACTATTATGGTTAACTAAAGAAAGTAAAAATGGATAATTCAATAGTGAAATCAATTACTTGATTATGGGataacattttttgttgttgaattttttattgttgttttatgatgcagtttAATAGTCATTGGAATTTCCTGTCCTCCTCCCCAATCCTGTTCCGGTACTGCAAGATACTGACAGCTAAGTGTGACTGTAGTTGAGGCTTCCAAAGACTGTTATACTATTCTTCTGGAATAGGGGCTTCAGTATTCTGGGAGAAATGTAAGATCAGTGAATTCCATAAACGAAGGGTCATtatatttctgctttttactAAGTTCAGCTTTGTGATCAGAAGAACTGCTACATGAATACCACGATGACAGATAAGGTATTTTGCAAGTCAATGAGTGGTACTTTTGATAGAAACATGGCATGCAGGGAAGACCACTATGCATGCAGAATAAATACCAATTTCAGTAATATCAAAACACTTCCCTTCCATGATGGACATGGTTACATACAGTTGATCTACCAACAGAGAGCTGGCTGATCAGCCTGGTAAATAGTGACATATCAGGGAGTCAATGTTGGTTTACACTGTTGGCACATTGGTATTTCTTAGTGGCCATAGCTGGGTTATCTTTGCTGAGTGGAATTCCACATTTTTGAGCCCGTGCTTAACTTCCATCACTGACATCATTGGCTCCTTATAAGCCCATTGGGCAATGCAGAGATGgctcagaaaacaaaacagatcaTTTTATCAACTTCATTGTTAAAATTTTCACCTATTAAGTACATCTTGaatacaaaaattttatttgcaaattatACCTCAAGAAAgttgaaaatgtaaaaagaaaatattctcttcAATTGAAGTTGTCCTTCAGTGAGCATTCACATGAGACACACATAACTTTACTTCTACTGATTATTTAGAGCTTATTCACAAATCTCTTCCTCAGATGCCCTTGTCGCCCGGTTTTCAATCAGCCAAACTGCTGGCCAGCACTCCTAAGTTGCCCTATGATCACATATTTGAACATTTCTCCTTCTAATCAAAACAGACTACATGTATTTCCCCAGCCTTTTCCCACTGAGTAAAGGATTTCCCTTCACCTTTGTCCTTCAGAGACATTTCAGCAAGGGGTTGTAATCCTTCAGCTGGCCACTTTTGAGTGAGGCCTCCATATCATGCACATCCAAATCAAGCACAGCTATTCTTGGGAATTGCCAATTTCTCCTTCAGAAATGTACATAAGGCATAGGTTCAGAGATAAGGCAGAACATCAGAAATAAGAGTCGTGGAGATCTGAGTCACTTCTTCATGTTACTTGCACTTTGCAGTCCTGCTTACAATTAATCTCATACGATTTCTATTTGTTGATGAAAGGTGGTTGTGTAATGAAACTTTCTGGTTAAGTGAGTCAGTATATGATGGGCAGTTCAAACTCCATGGTAACTTGGTGGCTGAAATTTAAGCATATAGATTCTACTAAGGCCCAGTAGCAGTACAAGAACTATTTCTCAAATGGAAATTATCTTCAGAAGATGATTTTGATCTATAATACTTAGGGCCAAAAACTCCAAACAGCATTCCTTTCTGTCACTGATACCTGAAGCTCACTTGAATCTTCTGGATCATAGTTCCCAAATGGCATAGTAGCTTGCATAGCATTCTGGACTTCCAGAGcttcttttgttctttgttgTATTCCAAATTAGCAACTTGTTGTATCGATTGCTAAATGGGCTGCAATAATACTGCCGAATGTGGAGtatatttctttcaaaagcaaaagGCCTATTAGgtgttgtgtttcctttttgattATACAAAGGGCCTGGGGCAACAACTTAACCTTCACAAGCCTTATAGCTCTGATTCTCTAGATGTCTCACTAAGGTAGAAGGCTCctgcatattttaaattaaagttaTGTCTCATTCTCTGATATGTATTCGTAAGTTTAAAGTTATTGCTATGTCCAGGTCACTCTAATGGACAAACTTGACATCTTTTAGGTGGGATAGGCAATCAAGATTATGAGAACAAAATTGTGAAATAGGGTTGGAGATTTGATTTGCCCCTGATATAAGACTGTTGTGGTATATTGATGGCCTTTCCAGGTAAAGGAAAATAGCTTCTGGAAGTTTTTACTAATAAAGAAGTACTTTTCAGATCAATGCATACCAGAAgctaatttgcttttcaaataaacttgtAACACACTCAACTAAAAGCACATCTTTCCATTATTTTCCCTAAATATGACCATCATATGTGTAATTCTTAATTTATCATATATATGTCTTATAATGAATATGATCTATCATTTTGTATGTGTGGTACTATTCTGTAAGTGGCATAttgattttctcattttactACTTGAATTGCTCTCACTtaacaatattttaaacatttatccaTCTTAACACAAAgatatcattcattcattttaaatgtaGCATAATATTCCATTGCACTAACATTGTTTTTGTCCCAGTTTGTGACTCCCATGTGAATGAACTGAAATTTGAATTGTCATTGAAATACACAAGATTGGAACTTTCCTAGAAACCAATGCAAAAAGAAGGTGAACCAGAGAGCATTTACCCGGGGAATTACAAATGgtctttttaatctttatttgtgTTGGTCAACTTTTGAATTGTTTcttactttattctttttgttttatctttcctGCAATGGTTTAGTGAATATCTTCTTACTGGCCTCACAGATAGTCATTTTCACTTTCTTTACTCATGGAgaaattgtctctctctctctctctctctctctcttaaatatcaCTATTTGGACACTCAGCTATTTGTaaagttttctgatttttttttttgtatgtgttgtTAGATTTGTTTCTACATTTAAATTCTGTCATACCTGATAAGTAACGAAGTTTATTTAAATTACTTTGTATTCCTTAGATTATTGATCTTATAACACACTGTCTTGTGATTATTGTTTATatgtatttcttcttcctcacagcatTTACAAATATTATCCTTTTAATTATAGTGTTTCTTAATGCATTAGGGCTGATGTCTTCCACAGAATCATAGATAAATCATTTTAACAGATATTTATTGGATGTACATTATTTGACAGACACTTCAGCTAAAATCTACACCTCTTCTGAGATTCAGATATTTCTATGTACTGGGAATATCCACAGGTAGAAATAAAAGTATTAGTACTCACTTATACATGTGTGAGCTTTAAAGGATAGCATCACATATAATCCCAAATTACCTATCTTTAAGTATTCAAATACTAACTGGAAATATTTAACAGGAAGCAAATATTtccattatatatgtgtatacacaagcatatatgatatatataacacacatatcatatataacacatatatcatatataacacatatatgatatctgtaatacatatatatcacatatataatacatatatatatgaatgcatttgaaaggcagattaatagaaagaaggagagatggaaaagaatcttccatccactggttcatttcacaaatggctgtagtggccagagctgagctgagccaaggtTAGgacccaggagcaaggagcttcttctgggtctcctatgtgagtgaagaggcccaaggacttgatccatctttcactgctttcccataaacAGGAAGGtatattgaaagtggagcaaccagaacatgaactggtgcccatatgggatgctggcacttgcaggtcgagaattagccagtggagccaCTGCACAAATTATTGTTTCTATTATATAGTAACTTCAATTTCATTTCTATGTACTGGAGTGATTTTTCAAAtaaccaaagaagaaaaaattgaaccaattacacagttttaaaaagaaaagatttcgggcccggcggcgtggcctagcggctaaagtcctcgccttgaaagccccgggatcccatatgggccccagttctaatcccggcagctccacttcccatccagctccctgcttgtggcctgggaaagcagttgaggacggcccaatgcattgggacactgcacctgtgtgggagacccggaagtggttccaggttcccggcttcggatcggtgtgcaccggcccgttttgcggctcacttggggagtgaatcatcggacgaaagatcttcctctctgtctctcctcttctgtgtatatctggctgtaataaaatgaataaatcttttttttaaaaaagaaaagatttcactccattttgtattattttatgtatattccCATACTATTTTGTATATTCTCTGTTAATTTCTTAGTAATAGTATGTTTGATTGACCCAGAAATAAGATTTGCAGGAGACTATTGCAACAGAGTACTGGGAATAGGTAGGTACATCTCAACACCTTGGGTAAGTCAGGCCTCCTGAGCTGGCTGTTTCCCTCTGATCTGTGTGAAAGTTAATGAGATCCTCTGTGGGAATATTTGTGTGATAAAATTGCATGTAATtaatacacatacacagaaatgAGTGTCTGTAAAGCAATGAAGTCTGGATAATGTTGCTAGATTGTATCAACATCAGTTTTTTGTTTGTGATTTTGAATGCTGTAGATACACAAGATATTATAACTGAGGGAAGATTTGTAAAGGGTTAGGAAAGATTCCTGTTATTTCTTAAAATGAAGGAATAATACAGAGTTCTTTGAATTCTTACAATTATATGTAAATCTATAATTATCTTAAGAATTTTTTgtaaaaaacattttcttctccaCGAAACTGAGAAAACACCTAATTGAACTCTAGCTGTGTTCAAGTCACTGTGTTAGTGACTTAAAATACATTACTTCTAGAGTACAAAACAGTCTAAACGTTGCCTGTTGATGTGGTATAGTATTTAGTTTACCAATACATTTTTATTACCAGTATTTGGTAAAGTAAACTGGAATAGATATAGCAAACTTCGTATAAATTCTTAGTGTATCTGTAACAAATCACCATGCACTTTGTGATTTAAAACAACACACACTAATTCTCTTATActagaaaaaattgaaagtcagAAATCTGTGTTCCTGGGCTAGTGTAAGGTGTTTGCAGTGCCTTGATGCCTTTGGAGGCTCCAGGAAAGAATCCATATTCTTTACTTTCCTGTGTTTCTATAGCATTATTGTGTGTATTTCTCAATTTCTCACCCTTTTCTCCATCTTCAAAGCTAGAATCTTACATTGTCGCATTGCCttctttttaataatctttctttgcctctcccccacccctgtaATAAGGATACTTGTTATATTTAGGGCCTACCTAGATAATCTCTGATAATCTTTCCATATCAAAATCCTTAAATTAGCCGCTTTTGCAAAATATAGGTTTGTCTTAAGATTGGGATCTGGATGGATACTCTAGAGAATCTTTATTGaccattttaaatttccttttttttttttttttttttgctgtggttTTATTTAGTAGTGTGTGGGGTGCAATATCAATGAGTAGTTGTCATTTTAACACTTGGTTACAGCGATAATGAATTGCTTATATTCTGAGTCTCCTAATTCAATGTAGTTACTGTGCCCCATTTAAAGGATAACATTCAAAGTTTCCCATAGTTAAAATGACAGAGACCATGCAAAAACAGCTATAGAGCTAACGTTTTTCTGGATAGTGGTGAGAACAATTTTTGATGCCAAACGCTTCTCCAATTATTTGTGTTAAGAGGTGTTGATGCTGCTACTTCTTCCAATTATCATGCTATAAACATCCAAAATGTATGACAGTGTAAGACAAATAGCAGACAAgatcagggggaaacaaatgaTAAATTGTCTgtgacatccatatgggaagtACATGCTGAGCTATCGTGCTGTGGGACATAAATTACATGTAGATGCATACACCCCACATATTTGCACACATCAATTCatctacatatataaatatatacatgggAATGAGTGTCACTGGGGTATACAAATGCAATATTGGTGATTTCCTACTTTTCTGATTGGGTGAGGGTTTCATAATGTGAAAGAAAAAGCAGTAAAACAGAAGGGGAATATGGAAGggaagggacaaaaaaaaaaaaaggaaaagaacaaacaCGGGTCAATGTTAAGAGCATGCTCTCTACCCAAGCATGATGATGAATGTGTGCCTCTGAAGTCCATATTCAGATATGTTTTAATGCTTTTCTACCTTAGCTTTCTAACAGTCTCTCTTGAGAAAGGCCAAATTCTGAATGCGGAGAGAGGAcaatgaagaaaacaagaaaggagtTTTGAAGTGGGGAACAGACTTGAAGTCTTCACAGGGGCATTGAGGCAGGAGGGAAAAACGTGCGCATGCACATCTGGAAGTCATCGGTACTTAGAAATGGGTGAGATTATTAAGGGAGAGAGAACCCCGTAGTCAGGAGAAAGGCGGCCCAGGAGAGAACCACAAAGAACAGCATCACTCAAGGGGCAGCTTAGCTTTCTGACAACAATCACAGAGCAGAGCTCTGGACACAGGCAATGGTCTTCCTGAAAGCAGACTATGGGATTCGGAAGCCAAGCCTCTTGGCAAAGTCAGAAATGCTCTCTGTTGGGCTGTCACACCTAGTGATGTTGGGCAAATGAGGGAAATGCTGTGGGAGCACGGTGTGAGATTCACTATGTAAAGCACCCGGGATCATGAAGCCTCTCCCTTTTCTTCTAAGACACAACTTAAGGGTTTCTTCACAAGCCCATTCTGCACAGTTTTCCGGTGAAAGTGAAGTCGGTTTTGGCGGAAGGGGTGGGGGATTGGTTAGAGAGAGGCTAGCTCCAGTGACGCAACACTCATGTGACCATCCAGCCACCAACCTGGGCATCAAGTTTCTGCGCCTGTCTTGCTGTCCAGTGCCCGGCGCCGCAAAGAACCCTTTCCCTGAGGTGTCTGAGCTGCTAGCAAGTAGCAAAAGCTCCAGGAGGTGCAGGCTGTCCCGCGTGCCCACAGGTCAGTGTGGAGGCTGGCTCTGGCGCAGACCCAGGACACCAGTGCAGGTGGCCAGGGAGGGGATCCCTGGCGCAGGGAGGGGTCGTCGGGAGCAGGGGGCAGCAGAGCAGGCGGCGCGGGGCCGGAGGCGGGGGCCCGGGGTCTGGGTGGCAGCTTCTGGTCCTCGCCCCCCAAACCCCATCttgctggggcaggctggggaggggggagtCCCGCAGTGCGACAGTGAAACGCAAGTACCTGGGGACGAGATCCTGCAGCCTCTGCGCCTCTGAAGACGCACAGACCTGAGCGAGAAGTGGGCGGTGGCGCAGGCGCTACCCGCGGAGGAGGCACCAGCGCCACCCAGAGCTCGGCCAGCATCCCGATTTGGCGTCCGCGGCCTGGAGAGAAATGGCGGCTGGGGTGcgggggaggcagaggagagaggcaTAGGGTGAGGAGGCCCGGATTCTGCCCAGGACCGAGGCCTCGCGAGGCCACGGAGCGCGCAGCTcctgcccctgtgccctgcctgCAGGTCTGCGTGTCATTGGTTCCCAGCACCTCTTGAAGCCAGAGAGCAGGAGCAACCTGTGAGGACCCCCTGCAGGTCAGTGGCaaggggaggcctggaggagacccagaagggtcGCTGGTGAGCAGGGCCCTGTCTGGTCCGAATGCGGGTCCCACCACCTGAGCCCCCTCTTCTCCACCATTCAGGAGTCCTGTCCCGATGAGATGGATTGGAGCAGGTGGCAGCCTTTCAGGCCCTTGGTGGCTCAGACATGAGGGGCAAGGAGTGGGCAGAGGGCACATCTGGAGGACTCCCCTACCCCAGGGGGCGGGATGCAAGCAAGTTggatgtgcacctgctgtgtgtgtccCCACCTCCTGAGTCTCCCCTGTGTttgtctcctcccctctgcccctgccctcaGCCCAGGAGAAGGAAGGTCGTCTCACCATGGAAACTCTGTACACTGAGGACGAAGGCATGCCCTCCAACCAAGGAATGACTGAAAGCAGACAGCCACAGGCTTCGGGAAATCCAGAGGCAGCTGGTACTCCGGAAGACAAGGACAAACTCGGGAATAAGGGAAAGACAGAAGTTAAGCAAATGCTCCTGGATAAGGGGAAGCCTGAGAGTGAGGGAAAGGCCAAGGAAGGGGAGCCGGGGAGTGAGGGAACCGCAAAAGAGAAGGGTTCCgcaaagctggagccagagcccagGGCTGCAGAAAAGCGCCCGGCCGAGGACGATGTACCCAGGAAAGCCAAAAGAAAAACCAACAAGGGGCTGGCTCAGTATCTCAAGGAGTACAAAGAGTCCATACACAATATGAATTTCAGCAATGAGGACATGATAAGAGAATTCGACAACATGGCTAGGGTGGAGGATGAAAGGAGAAAATGCAGACAGAAACTGGGAGCTTTTGTGTGGATGCAAAAAAATTTACAGGACCCCTTCTACCCAAGGGCCCCAACCGATATCAGGGGTGGCTGCAAGGCCCCACGAAGGGACCTTGAAGACATTCCTTATCTGTAGTGCCCCTGCAGGCATTTGTCACATCTTGTCTTTTAACCTTCCGCTAATTCTTGGCTTTAGATGTACTGTTACTCAAATGCAGCACTCCTGTTTGCACGGCGAATTTGCACCATCGGCATTACAAAGATGTCATGATTcttggaaaaataaagcaaagatggctcaagtgcttgtttattttttcctaacAAAAAATGCAGTTATTTcaccaaataatttaaaaaatcaaaaaatgtgCCATAAATAAAAAGGGGGCTTACGAATGCAATGAAGACATAATTCTTATCAGAACTTAAAATGATAGGTTAAACATACTACTTTTGATATATCTGGAAGAATCATCCTGTAATACTACAGATGAATGGTTCTAATCATTAGTTAAAATGGTTGTTAGTTAAAATACTTGCTTTGCAAAACTAACAAGTGAATTAAGATGAGATACAGAATATATAGTAGCAGAGCTAAGAGCCAGAGGGCACTTGGAGGAGGACTAGCCCACATCTCACCTTTACTCAGGAAGAAGTCCTGGAAGCTTAAAGGTGGGTGCTATCCTTGCCTGGGTGGTGTATAATGTCTGCTGAAAACAGTGCCCCTCTCCTACATCCTGCACCCTCCTAAGGCTTCCATTGCTGCTGATGGGATGGGTGTTCAGGGTGACAAAGCCCAACTGATCTCCCTGGAGTTAGTCCTCACTGAGCTAAGCCAACCCCATCCCATCTCTGTGACAAGTATGAGAAGTGTAGGTAACACTCCACTTCACAGTCATAGTTACTCAGTGGGGTGGCACTTAAAtgatacttttttgttgttgttaatgaaaAACatagatgaaattttaaaaataaaagaacaaatgaaatggaatgaaaaaaatagaatagaacaGGCATGATGATAATAACAAATATCAGATTGTATTTCAGGTATGGAAGAAGAGTATTGCTTTGTGAGATTTGTTTCAGCTTTGTATATGTATCCCTGTGCATGTTTTAGTTACAATTAATAATGTATTTCTGACTATAGAGTGCAGCTTTTAAGAAACTGAGAAATACTTGACTCTTTCACAAAGCCCAGTGTGCCCTTTATTCTGGTGCCCCTAgtgcccagcacagtgcctgacTAGTAATAAATTGTTGATTCATTCATAAATAATATTAGCTGACTCAAGATATTTTGCTCAAGATCATTTCCTGTGTGCACTATTTCTCCAGCAGTGCTTGTTTACTTGATGTTCTAAAAGGAATATAATAGAAAGCTGTTTGTACCACAAATTTAACCATTTTTCACTTTATTAAtgcattttttcaagatttatttaatttatttgataggcagagcaacagagaaggaaagacaagagagatAAAGATCATCCATTCCAAAGTGGCCAGTGCTGTTGGTaatgagccaggccaaatccaggaaccaggaactccatctggatctctcacatgggtagagtggtccaagcacctggggcaTATGCTTCTGCCTTCCCGGGAGTATTAGTTTGTAACTAGATTGGTGACAGTACAACAGTGATTTAATttggtgctcatatggtatgctggcatttcaggcagtggcttaaaccacCATTCCATGATGTTGAACTCagttaatgcatttttaaagtgtGCTAGCTGGTCATGTCAGAATCACTGGAGGATTTCACTACAACGTGAATTCTTGGAGCTGGTACTGTGGTTTAGCaagtaaagctgtcacctgcaacctCAACaatccatatggataccagttcaaagcccagctgctccacttcagatccagctccctgctagtgcttctggcatagcagcagaagatggtccaatgtTTTGGGTTCATGCATccttgtgggggacctggaggaagtctctggctcctggctttggtctagcccaatCCTACCAttcatgaccatttggggaaatgagccagctatagaagatctttttctgcttttctctgtctttaactctgcctttgtttgtttgttttgttttaagtgatttcattgacattttggcACTGGCTCATTATCCcgttttaaggatttactttttttaaggatttatttatttttattggaaaggcagatatacagagaggaggagagacagagaggaagatcttccgtccaatggttcactcccgaagcaacggctagagctgagccaatctgaagccaagagccagaagcttcttccaggtctcccacgcaggtgcagggtcccaggcctttgggccatcctccactggtttcccaggtcacatgcagggagctggatgggaagtggggatgccgggattagaaccagagcccatatgggatcctggtgtgttcaagacgaggactttaactgctatgctatcgtgccgggcccaggatttatttattttaactagaGAAGTAGAATtatagagtgagaaggagagaaagagagagagagagagagagagagagagagagagagagagagagagagagaatcatccatccactggttcaccctgcaAATGTCAAGAGttgggctaatccaaagccaggagctaggggc is drawn from Ochotona princeps isolate mOchPri1 chromosome X, mOchPri1.hap1, whole genome shotgun sequence and contains these coding sequences:
- the TCEAL2 gene encoding transcription elongation factor A protein-like 2, with translation METLYTEDEGMPSNQGMTESRQPQASGNPEAAGTPEDKDKLGNKGKTEVKQMLLDKGKPESEGKAKEGEPGSEGTAKEKGSAKLEPEPRAAEKRPAEDDVPRKAKRKTNKGLAQYLKEYKESIHNMNFSNEDMIREFDNMARVEDERRKCRQKLGAFVWMQKNLQDPFYPRAPTDIRGGCKAPRRDLEDIPYL